In the genome of Palaemon carinicauda isolate YSFRI2023 chromosome 15, ASM3689809v2, whole genome shotgun sequence, one region contains:
- the LOC137653942 gene encoding craniofacial development protein 2-like, with amino-acid sequence MSIIACYSPTKNSPEERKDDYEELQSEIDEIPEKDMNIVTCDFDAKVERNNQCIEGVMVSVGLGEVAYENEAHFISFCSKKNLVIGSILLQRKIHKYTWTSPGSNYESKEDHIAINKRRRILENVRSYRYADIGSAHQLLIATLILKLKAPNRNVDRIPRFDIANLLEDYHRETFAIECRNRFAVLETLIDEE; translated from the coding sequence atgagtattatagcttGCTATTCACCAACAAAGAattccccagaagaaaggaaagatgactatgaagaactgcagagtgaaatagatgagatcccagagaaggATATGAATATTGTGACTTGTGACTTCgatgctaaagttgaaaggaataatcaatgTATAGAGGGTGTGATGGTTTCTgttggtcttggtgaagttgcatatgaaaatgaagcacatttcataagtttctgctcaAAAAAgaatcttgtcattggaagtatACTTTTGCAGCGgaagatccacaaatatacatggacttcaccaggtAGCAATTACGAAAGTAAagaagatcacatagccattaataaaaggAGGAGGATTCtggaaaatgtaagaagctatagatatgcagatattggtagcgctcaccagctcctcattgccacactgatattaaaactgaaagcacccaacagaaatgtagatagaatacctaggtttgatatagcTAACCTTCTGGAAGATtatcacagagaaacctttgcaattgaatgtaggaatcgatttgcagtcttagagactttaatagacgaagagtag